The following proteins are co-located in the Agromyces laixinhei genome:
- the atpB gene encoding F0F1 ATP synthase subunit A: protein MSTDDGGFHPPSIWEFFPEVFLFEGTPFAINRVMLVRFIAVAALLLVFWLGTRRMKVVPGRFQSLVEMGLDMVRVNVADDLLGKKDGKRFLPILTTMFFMILFMNLTGIIPGLNLAGTSVIGVPLVLAVISYCTFIYAGLKKSPKNFIKNSLFPSGVPWPVYIIVTPIEFISTFLIRPVTLTLRLLMNMIVGHLLLVLFFSATQFFLFTAGGWWSALAAGSLAFAFAFTLFEILVAVLQAYVFTLLTAVYIQLAVAEEH from the coding sequence ATGTCAACCGACGACGGCGGCTTCCACCCCCCGTCGATCTGGGAGTTCTTCCCCGAGGTCTTCCTCTTCGAGGGCACGCCGTTCGCGATCAACCGAGTCATGCTCGTGCGCTTCATCGCGGTCGCTGCGCTGCTGCTCGTGTTCTGGCTCGGCACTCGCCGCATGAAGGTCGTTCCCGGCCGTTTCCAGAGCCTCGTCGAGATGGGTCTCGACATGGTGCGTGTGAACGTCGCCGACGACCTGCTCGGCAAGAAAGACGGCAAGCGGTTCCTGCCGATCCTCACCACGATGTTCTTCATGATCCTGTTCATGAACCTGACGGGCATCATCCCCGGCCTGAACCTCGCGGGCACCTCGGTCATCGGTGTGCCGCTCGTGCTCGCCGTCATCTCGTACTGCACCTTCATCTACGCAGGTCTCAAGAAGAGCCCGAAGAACTTCATCAAGAACTCGCTCTTCCCGTCGGGTGTGCCGTGGCCCGTCTACATCATCGTCACGCCGATCGAGTTCATCTCGACGTTCCTCATCCGGCCGGTGACGCTGACTCTCCGACTGCTCATGAACATGATCGTCGGCCACCTCCTGCTCGTGCTCTTCTTCTCGGCGACGCAGTTCTTCCTCTTCACCGCCGGCGGGTGGTGGTCCGCGCTCGCTGCGGGCAGCCTCGCCTTCGCCTTCGCCTTCACGCTCTTCGAGATCCTCGTCGCAGTGCTGCAGGCCTACGTCTTCACGCTCCTCACCGCGGTCTACATCCAGCTCGCGGTGGCGGAGGAGCACTGA
- the atpA gene encoding F0F1 ATP synthase subunit alpha, with protein sequence MAELTISPDEIRSALSEFVSSYEPGQAEKTEVGYVTDAGDGIAHVEGLPSVMANELIRFADGTLGLAQNLDEDEIGVVVLGEFTGIEEGMEVTRTGEVLSVPVGEGYLGRVVDPLGNPIDGLGEITGIEGRRALELQAPGVMQRKSVHEPMQTGIKAIDAMIPVGRGQRQLIIGDRQTGKTAIAIDTIINQKANWESGDPSKQVRCIYVAVGQKGSTIASVKGALEDAGAMEYTTIVAAPASDPAGFKYLAPYTGSAIGQHWMYDSKHVLIIFDDLSKQAEAYRAVSLLLRRPPGREAYPGDVFYLHSRLLERCAKLSDELGAGSMTGLPIIETKANDVSAYIPTNVISITDGQIFLQSDLFNSNQRPAVDVGISVSRVGGDAQVKSIKKVSGTLKLELAQYRSLEAFAMFASDLDAASRRQLARGARLTELLKQPQYSPMPVEKQVVSIWAGTKGKLDEVPVEDILRFEAELHDYLARNTEVLNSLRETNVLSDETAAELDGAVDAFKLEFQTGEGKPLASVGSEQFEAIAEEEVVQEKIVKGRR encoded by the coding sequence ATGGCAGAACTCACCATCAGCCCCGACGAGATCCGTTCGGCTCTCTCGGAGTTCGTCTCCTCGTACGAGCCGGGCCAGGCAGAGAAGACCGAGGTCGGGTACGTCACCGACGCCGGCGACGGCATCGCGCACGTCGAAGGGCTTCCCTCGGTCATGGCGAACGAGCTGATCCGCTTCGCGGACGGCACGCTCGGTCTCGCGCAGAACCTCGACGAAGACGAGATCGGCGTCGTCGTGCTCGGTGAGTTCACCGGCATCGAAGAGGGCATGGAGGTGACCCGTACCGGCGAGGTGCTCTCCGTTCCCGTCGGCGAGGGCTACCTCGGCCGTGTCGTCGACCCGCTCGGCAACCCGATCGACGGCCTCGGCGAGATCACCGGCATCGAGGGTCGTCGTGCCCTCGAGCTGCAGGCGCCGGGCGTCATGCAGCGCAAGTCGGTGCACGAGCCGATGCAGACGGGCATCAAGGCGATCGACGCCATGATCCCGGTCGGCCGCGGTCAGCGCCAGCTCATCATCGGCGACCGTCAGACCGGCAAGACGGCCATCGCGATCGACACGATCATCAACCAGAAGGCCAACTGGGAGTCGGGCGACCCGTCGAAGCAGGTTCGCTGCATCTACGTCGCCGTCGGCCAGAAGGGCTCGACCATCGCCTCGGTGAAGGGCGCCCTCGAAGACGCCGGAGCCATGGAGTACACGACCATCGTCGCGGCTCCCGCCTCCGACCCCGCCGGCTTCAAGTACCTCGCGCCGTACACCGGCTCGGCCATCGGCCAGCACTGGATGTACGACTCCAAGCACGTGCTCATCATCTTCGACGACCTGTCGAAGCAGGCCGAGGCCTACCGTGCCGTGTCGTTGCTGCTCCGTCGCCCGCCGGGACGCGAGGCGTACCCCGGTGACGTCTTCTACCTGCACTCGCGTCTGCTCGAACGTTGCGCGAAGCTCTCCGACGAACTCGGCGCCGGTTCGATGACGGGTCTGCCCATCATCGAGACCAAGGCGAACGACGTCTCGGCGTACATTCCGACCAACGTGATCTCGATCACCGACGGCCAGATCTTCCTCCAGTCCGACCTGTTCAACTCGAACCAGCGCCCGGCGGTCGACGTCGGCATCTCGGTCTCCCGAGTCGGCGGCGACGCACAGGTCAAGTCGATCAAGAAGGTCTCGGGCACGTTGAAGCTCGAGCTCGCGCAGTACCGGTCGCTCGAGGCGTTCGCGATGTTCGCCTCCGACCTCGATGCGGCCAGCCGCCGCCAGCTCGCCCGTGGTGCGCGCCTGACCGAACTGCTCAAGCAGCCTCAGTACTCGCCGATGCCGGTCGAGAAGCAGGTCGTGTCGATCTGGGCGGGCACCAAGGGCAAGCTCGACGAGGTTCCCGTCGAAGACATCCTCCGCTTCGAAGCCGAGCTGCACGACTACCTCGCGCGCAACACCGAGGTGCTGAATTCGCTGCGCGAGACCAATGTGCTCTCCGACGAGACGGCGGCCGAGCTCGATGGCGCCGTCGACGCGTTCAAGCTCGAGTTCCAGACGGGCGAGGGCAAGCCGCTCGCCTCGGTCGGGTCGGAGCAGTTCGAAGCGATCGCTGAAGAAGAGGTCGTCCAGGAGAAGATCGTCAAGGGCCGCCGCTAG
- a CDS encoding DUF4192 family protein, whose protein sequence is MTTIIRAEAAHDFLALVPSLAGFRPERSLVCVAFIGNRTAGVLRFDLPRRVRDRAPLVATIVGTLCRLPGVDALVPIVYTDARFGVGRGMPQRSLLGMLTARAEEAGFLVRDALCRASDGWGSLLDPDTPATGHPLALIDESPVTRLAADVREVASSPSESATLPAAEPDVAARIVDALEQLTGEAHEKTLRRLGENGDPVALVETLLGRESVHPPLRLAWFLHLASIPALRDAMMLQIGFGVLVGEAAHDDAMNTADRAAELGETVDGFVVREMAAGTLGEVSEMLSRLMIGRSTLRPDVRRVERALALLRQLIANASPAHRVGPLCIAAWLAWSLGRGSAAGAFIDRAIDIDPGHSMAGLLSTLIGSGTLPEWAFSGR, encoded by the coding sequence ATGACGACCATCATCCGCGCCGAGGCGGCGCACGACTTCCTCGCTCTCGTTCCGTCGCTCGCCGGGTTCCGCCCCGAGCGCTCCCTCGTCTGCGTGGCCTTCATCGGCAACCGCACCGCCGGAGTGCTGCGATTCGATCTGCCGAGACGCGTGCGCGACCGTGCACCGCTCGTCGCAACGATCGTCGGCACCCTCTGCCGGCTGCCCGGGGTCGACGCCCTCGTGCCGATCGTGTACACCGATGCCCGGTTCGGCGTCGGGCGCGGCATGCCGCAACGATCGCTGCTCGGCATGCTCACCGCACGTGCAGAGGAAGCGGGCTTCCTCGTTCGCGATGCACTCTGCCGGGCGTCGGACGGGTGGGGTTCGCTGCTCGATCCCGACACGCCCGCCACGGGACATCCGCTCGCCCTGATCGACGAGAGCCCGGTCACCAGGCTCGCCGCCGACGTGCGAGAGGTCGCGTCGTCGCCGTCTGAGAGCGCGACCCTGCCCGCTGCGGAGCCCGACGTCGCCGCCCGAATCGTCGATGCGCTCGAGCAGCTCACCGGTGAGGCGCACGAGAAGACGCTGCGGCGGCTGGGCGAGAACGGCGATCCGGTGGCGCTCGTGGAGACGCTGCTGGGCCGCGAGTCGGTGCATCCGCCGCTCCGACTCGCGTGGTTCCTGCATCTCGCGTCCATCCCGGCGCTGCGCGACGCCATGATGCTGCAGATCGGATTCGGCGTGCTCGTCGGCGAGGCGGCGCACGACGACGCGATGAACACCGCCGACCGCGCCGCCGAGCTCGGCGAGACGGTCGACGGCTTCGTCGTACGGGAGATGGCGGCCGGCACACTCGGCGAGGTGAGCGAGATGCTCTCGCGGCTGATGATCGGCAGATCGACGCTCCGGCCCGATGTGCGCCGAGTGGAACGCGCGCTCGCGTTGTTGCGCCAGCTCATCGCGAACGCGTCGCCGGCCCATCGGGTCGGTCCGCTGTGCATCGCGGCGTGGCTCGCGTGGTCGCTCGGTCGCGGTTCGGCGGCCGGGGCGTTCATCGACCGCGCGATCGACATCGACCCCGGTCACTCGATGGCCGGGCTGCTGTCGACACTCATCGGCAGCGGCACCCTGCCCGAGTGGGCGTTCAGTGGCCGGTGA
- a CDS encoding methylated-DNA--[protein]-cysteine S-methyltransferase, whose product MTNVYLIRLDSPIGRLELVADDEAVTSLSIESAGRLPHDGEPEHANDVLRTAREQLIEYFAGRRLDFDVPVRLAGTPFQQAVWAELERLHWGEATSYGALAAAVGRPGSARAIGGAVGANPVPIIVGCHRVLASDGRITGYSGGEGVPTKLWLLGHEQIGFAA is encoded by the coding sequence ATGACGAACGTGTACCTCATCCGCCTCGACAGCCCGATCGGGCGTCTCGAACTCGTCGCCGACGACGAGGCCGTCACGAGCCTTTCCATCGAGAGCGCAGGCAGGCTCCCCCACGATGGTGAACCCGAACACGCCAACGACGTGCTCCGCACGGCTCGCGAGCAGCTCATCGAGTATTTCGCCGGGCGGCGGCTCGATTTCGACGTGCCGGTGCGACTGGCCGGCACCCCGTTCCAGCAGGCGGTGTGGGCCGAGCTCGAGCGTCTGCACTGGGGTGAGGCCACCTCGTACGGCGCGCTCGCTGCGGCCGTCGGGCGGCCCGGGTCTGCCCGGGCCATCGGCGGCGCGGTCGGAGCCAATCCCGTGCCGATCATCGTCGGCTGCCACCGCGTGCTCGCGAGCGACGGTCGCATCACCGGGTACTCGGGCGGCGAAGGGGTGCCCACGAAACTCTGGCTGCTCGGGCACGAGCAGATCGGGTTCGCCGCGTGA
- a CDS encoding F0F1 ATP synthase subunit delta, translating to MGSATREALAGSKAALAELGRAELPVAEALLAAGRVIGDSAHLRTALIDTEADVAQKRELVGAVFGSRIPAEAASLLVSAASRRWSSGDDFLAGIEELGIRVAAESAPDGVDLDAELLAFERAVASDAELELALGSKLGETAAKTKIVDRLLAGKASPQTIVIVRHLVLQPRDRRIGELLRHGASVIADQRGFDIATVTSAVPLSAAQLGRLEQGLAAQAGRRVRFDTIVDPAVLGGVRVQIGDDVIDGSVASRLSSLRQKLAG from the coding sequence ATGGGTAGCGCTACGAGAGAGGCCCTGGCCGGTTCGAAGGCCGCGCTGGCAGAACTCGGCCGCGCCGAGCTCCCGGTGGCCGAGGCACTCCTCGCCGCCGGCCGGGTGATCGGCGATTCCGCGCACTTGCGAACGGCGCTCATCGACACCGAGGCCGACGTCGCACAGAAGCGCGAGCTCGTCGGTGCCGTGTTCGGCTCCCGTATCCCCGCGGAGGCCGCTTCGCTCCTGGTGAGTGCGGCGTCGCGTCGCTGGTCGTCCGGCGACGACTTCCTCGCGGGGATCGAAGAGCTCGGCATCCGCGTCGCCGCGGAGTCGGCGCCCGACGGCGTCGACCTCGACGCCGAACTGCTCGCATTCGAGCGAGCCGTCGCGAGCGACGCAGAGCTCGAGCTCGCGCTCGGGTCGAAGCTCGGCGAGACCGCGGCCAAGACGAAGATCGTCGACCGGCTCCTCGCCGGCAAGGCATCGCCTCAGACGATCGTGATCGTGCGGCACCTCGTGCTGCAGCCCCGAGACCGCCGCATCGGCGAACTGCTCCGCCACGGGGCATCCGTCATCGCAGACCAGCGCGGATTCGACATCGCGACGGTCACGAGCGCGGTTCCGCTCAGCGCCGCCCAGTTGGGCCGGCTCGAGCAGGGACTCGCAGCCCAGGCGGGCCGCCGAGTCCGCTTCGACACCATCGTCGATCCCGCCGTGCTCGGCGGGGTCCGCGTGCAGATCGGCGACGACGTCATCGACGGCAGCGTCGCCTCGCGCCTCAGCTCGCTGCGGCAGAAGCTTGCCGGCTGA
- a CDS encoding F0F1 ATP synthase subunit gamma has product MGAQLRVYRQKIKSAQTTKKITRAMELISASRIQKAQARVAASEPYSTAITRAVSAVASYSNVAHVLTTEPERIDRAAIVVFTSDRGLAGAFNSQVLREAEELTELLKSQGKQVEYFLVGRKSVGYFNFRRRSFERSWIGGTDNPDFDTAKEIADAVLEAFLRDAGDGGVDEIHIVYNRFVSRITQVPVVTRLLPLELVESDEAPEAPAGKAEVFPLYEFEPDPETVLDGLLPVYIESRIYNAMLQSSAAKHAATQKAMKSASDNADKLITDYTRLANNARQSEITQQISEIVGGADALSSAK; this is encoded by the coding sequence ATGGGAGCGCAGCTTCGGGTCTACCGGCAGAAGATCAAGTCTGCCCAGACGACCAAGAAGATCACGCGAGCGATGGAGCTCATCTCCGCCTCGCGGATCCAGAAGGCACAGGCGCGCGTTGCGGCGTCCGAGCCGTATTCGACCGCCATCACGCGGGCGGTCTCGGCGGTTGCGAGCTACTCGAACGTGGCACACGTGCTGACGACCGAACCCGAGCGCATCGATCGCGCGGCGATCGTGGTCTTCACGTCCGACCGCGGCCTCGCGGGTGCATTCAACTCGCAGGTGCTGCGTGAAGCCGAAGAGCTGACCGAGCTCCTGAAGAGCCAGGGCAAGCAGGTCGAGTACTTCCTCGTCGGTCGCAAGTCGGTCGGGTACTTCAACTTCCGGCGCCGCTCCTTCGAGCGCAGTTGGATCGGCGGCACCGACAACCCCGACTTCGACACGGCGAAAGAGATCGCAGATGCGGTGCTCGAGGCGTTCCTCCGGGACGCCGGCGACGGCGGCGTCGATGAGATCCACATCGTCTACAACCGCTTCGTGAGCCGCATCACGCAGGTTCCGGTGGTCACCCGACTGCTGCCGCTCGAGCTCGTCGAGAGCGATGAAGCACCTGAGGCGCCGGCGGGCAAGGCCGAGGTGTTCCCGCTGTACGAGTTCGAGCCCGACCCGGAGACCGTTCTCGACGGTCTCCTGCCGGTGTACATCGAGAGCCGCATCTACAACGCAATGCTGCAGTCCTCCGCAGCCAAGCACGCGGCGACGCAGAAGGCGATGAAGTCGGCCTCCGACAACGCCGACAAGCTGATCACCGACTACACGCGCCTGGCGAACAATGCACGCCAGTCCGAGATCACCCAGCAGATTTCCGAGATCGTGGGCGGCGCTGACGCGCTGTCGTCCGCCAAGTAG
- a CDS encoding AAA family ATPase — translation MQGEPPIERQFGDLSVTQLIVMAGLPGAGKSTIGEIVGARLGATVVSVDPIESAILRAGIDADQPTGLAAYLVAEEIAEKELDSGRTVIVDAVNAGEAARLQWRDLAERAEVRLRVIEVVCSDEALHRARLEKRERGLPHLEETTWRAVEQSLEGYAPWTGPSSALPRMTIDSIESLGSNVEAALAFIGS, via the coding sequence ATGCAGGGGGAGCCGCCGATCGAACGACAGTTCGGTGATCTGAGCGTCACGCAGCTCATCGTCATGGCCGGGTTGCCGGGGGCGGGAAAGTCGACGATCGGTGAGATCGTCGGCGCCCGGCTCGGCGCCACGGTCGTGTCGGTCGACCCGATCGAGTCTGCGATCCTGCGGGCCGGCATCGATGCCGACCAGCCCACGGGTCTCGCCGCCTACCTGGTGGCCGAGGAGATCGCCGAGAAGGAGCTCGACTCGGGCCGCACGGTGATCGTCGACGCGGTCAATGCCGGTGAGGCGGCACGGCTCCAGTGGCGAGATCTCGCTGAACGAGCCGAGGTGCGACTTCGCGTCATCGAGGTCGTCTGCTCTGATGAGGCGTTGCACCGCGCCCGTCTCGAAAAGCGGGAGCGCGGGCTACCGCACCTCGAGGAGACGACGTGGCGCGCCGTGGAGCAGAGCCTCGAGGGCTATGCACCGTGGACCGGCCCGTCGTCGGCGCTGCCGCGAATGACGATCGACAGCATCGAGTCGCTCGGATCGAACGTCGAAGCCGCGCTCGCCTTCATCGGCTCCTAG
- a CDS encoding YaaA family protein — translation MRLLLPPSETKRDGGDEVALDLHALSFAELTPIRTATAGAVVALAREPDDMMRALKLGPRQVHEVGRNRDLLVSPTMPALDRYTGVLYDALDAATLDAEARAYAADHVVVHSALFGPLGAMDRIPAYRLSHDSRLPGVRLKALWRAPIAAALEAEPGVMLDLRSEAYVELGPTPVRPDSAFVRVVSVDGAGRRRALNHFNKRAKGLFTRAVLTERPNPRSIDELIEWAREAGFSLSFGQRRHTASVCELELVAA, via the coding sequence GTGCGGCTGCTGCTCCCGCCGTCGGAGACCAAGCGCGACGGCGGAGATGAAGTCGCGCTCGATCTGCATGCGCTCTCGTTCGCTGAACTCACGCCGATTCGCACAGCGACGGCCGGCGCCGTGGTCGCGCTGGCGCGCGAGCCCGACGACATGATGCGTGCCCTGAAACTCGGCCCGCGACAGGTGCACGAGGTCGGGCGCAATCGAGACTTGCTCGTCTCGCCCACGATGCCGGCGCTCGACCGTTACACCGGTGTGCTGTACGACGCGCTCGACGCTGCCACGCTCGACGCGGAGGCGCGTGCGTACGCGGCGGATCACGTCGTCGTGCATTCCGCGCTGTTCGGACCGCTCGGTGCCATGGACCGGATTCCCGCGTATCGGCTCTCGCACGATTCGCGACTGCCCGGCGTTCGGCTGAAGGCACTCTGGCGCGCGCCGATCGCGGCAGCGCTCGAAGCGGAGCCCGGCGTGATGCTCGACCTCCGCTCCGAGGCGTACGTCGAGCTCGGACCGACCCCTGTGCGCCCCGACTCGGCGTTCGTTCGGGTGGTCTCCGTCGATGGGGCGGGCCGCCGACGTGCGTTGAACCACTTCAACAAACGAGCGAAGGGGCTCTTCACCCGCGCGGTGCTGACCGAGCGACCGAACCCCCGCTCGATCGACGAACTGATCGAATGGGCGCGCGAAGCGGGCTTCTCGCTCTCGTTCGGGCAGCGCCGGCACACCGCAAGCGTCTGCGAACTCGAACTGGTGGCCGCCTGA
- the atpD gene encoding F0F1 ATP synthase subunit beta gives MTDTATAPAAAAPVAGAVGRVARVTGPVVDIEFPHDSIPEIYNALKTEITIGDTTTALTLEVAQHLGDDLVRAIALKPTDGLVRGQEVQDTGEAISVPVGDVTKGKVFNVTGEVLNGEPGEQIEITERWPIHRKPPAFDQLESKTQLFETGIKVIDLLTPYVQGGKIGLFGGAGVGKTVLIQEMIQRVAQDHGGVSVFAGVGERTREGNDLIHEMEEAGVFDKTALVFGQMDEPPGTRLRVALSALTMAEYFRDVQKQDVLLFIDNIFRFTQAGSEVSTLLGRMPSAVGYQPNLADEMGILQERITSTRGHSITSLQAIYVPADDYTDPAPATTFAHLDATTELSREIASKGLYPAVDPLTSTSRILDPRYLGEDHYRVATTVKQILQKNKELQEIIAILGVDELSEEDKITVSRARRIQQFLSQNTYMAKKFTGVEGSTVPLKDTIESFDAIARGDFDHVAEQAFFNVGGIGDVEEKWAQIQKENG, from the coding sequence ATGACTGACACCGCTACCGCTCCGGCCGCGGCCGCGCCTGTGGCCGGCGCCGTCGGCCGCGTCGCCCGGGTCACCGGCCCCGTCGTCGACATCGAGTTCCCGCACGACTCGATTCCAGAGATCTACAACGCACTGAAGACCGAGATCACGATCGGCGACACCACCACCGCGTTGACGCTCGAGGTCGCCCAGCACCTCGGTGATGACCTGGTGCGTGCCATCGCCCTCAAGCCGACCGACGGCCTCGTCCGCGGCCAAGAGGTCCAGGACACCGGCGAGGCGATCTCCGTGCCCGTCGGCGACGTGACCAAAGGCAAGGTGTTCAACGTCACCGGCGAGGTTCTCAACGGGGAGCCCGGCGAACAGATCGAGATCACCGAGCGCTGGCCGATCCACCGCAAGCCCCCCGCCTTCGACCAGCTGGAGTCGAAGACTCAGCTCTTCGAGACCGGCATCAAGGTCATCGACCTCCTCACGCCCTATGTGCAGGGTGGAAAGATCGGCCTCTTCGGCGGTGCCGGTGTCGGCAAGACCGTGCTCATCCAGGAGATGATCCAGCGCGTCGCGCAGGACCACGGCGGTGTGTCGGTGTTCGCCGGAGTCGGCGAGCGCACCCGTGAGGGCAACGACCTCATCCACGAGATGGAAGAGGCCGGCGTCTTCGACAAGACCGCCCTCGTCTTCGGCCAGATGGACGAACCGCCGGGAACGCGTCTTCGCGTCGCCCTCTCGGCCCTGACCATGGCGGAGTACTTCCGCGATGTGCAGAAGCAGGATGTGCTGCTCTTCATCGACAACATCTTCCGCTTCACGCAGGCCGGTTCCGAGGTCTCGACGCTCCTCGGCCGCATGCCGTCCGCTGTGGGATACCAGCCGAACCTCGCCGACGAGATGGGCATCCTTCAGGAGCGCATCACCTCGACGCGCGGTCACTCGATCACGTCGCTGCAGGCGATCTACGTGCCGGCCGACGACTACACCGACCCGGCACCGGCCACGACCTTCGCGCACCTCGATGCGACGACCGAGCTCTCTCGTGAGATCGCGTCGAAGGGCCTCTACCCGGCCGTCGACCCGCTGACCTCGACGTCGCGCATCCTCGACCCCCGTTACCTGGGCGAAGACCACTACCGCGTCGCCACCACGGTCAAGCAGATCCTGCAGAAGAACAAGGAGCTGCAGGAGATCATCGCCATCCTCGGTGTCGACGAGCTCTCCGAGGAAGACAAGATCACGGTGTCGCGCGCGCGCCGCATCCAGCAGTTCCTCTCGCAGAACACCTACATGGCGAAGAAGTTCACTGGTGTCGAGGGTTCGACCGTGCCGCTCAAGGACACGATCGAGTCGTTCGACGCGATTGCTCGCGGCGACTTCGACCACGTGGCCGAGCAGGCCTTCTTCAACGTCGGCGGAATCGGCGACGTCGAAGAGAAGTGGGCGCAGATCCAGAAGGAGAACGGCTGA
- the atpE gene encoding ATP synthase F0 subunit C yields MDSTTVLAEISGSIATVGYGLAAIGPAIGVGIVVGKTIEGVARQPELAGRLQVLMWIGIAFTEALAFVGIATGFIFGF; encoded by the coding sequence GTGGACTCAACCACCGTTCTCGCTGAAATCTCCGGCAGCATCGCGACCGTCGGATACGGCCTCGCGGCCATCGGCCCGGCCATCGGCGTCGGCATCGTCGTCGGCAAGACCATCGAAGGCGTCGCCCGCCAGCCCGAGCTGGCCGGTCGTCTCCAGGTCCTGATGTGGATCGGTATCGCCTTCACCGAGGCGCTCGCCTTCGTCGGCATCGCCACGGGCTTCATCTTCGGCTTCTGA
- a CDS encoding F0F1 ATP synthase subunit epsilon, with product MASLNVSVVSADREVWSGEATMVVARTVEGEIGILPGHEPMLAILAGGEVRVTLPGGEKITANAEDGFLSVQANAVQLVASRAELA from the coding sequence ATGGCCAGCCTCAACGTGAGTGTCGTCTCGGCCGACCGCGAGGTCTGGTCGGGCGAGGCGACCATGGTGGTGGCTCGCACCGTCGAAGGCGAGATCGGCATTCTGCCGGGTCACGAGCCGATGCTCGCGATCCTCGCCGGCGGCGAGGTTCGAGTCACCCTGCCCGGCGGGGAGAAGATCACCGCCAATGCCGAAGACGGCTTCCTGTCCGTTCAGGCCAACGCCGTGCAGCTCGTGGCATCACGGGCCGAGCTGGCGTAG
- a CDS encoding DNA-3-methyladenine glycosylase I yields the protein MIPRPEIIVGDDGLARCGWGAADPEYRRYHDEEWGRPQHDPVRLFEKVCLEGFQAGLSWITILRRRPAFREVFHGFDAERVAAMTEDDVALLLDEERIIRHRGKIEATIQNARATLELEMPIDELLWSFAPPPRAAAVVSFAEVPSTTPESAAMSTELRRRGFRFVGSTTMYALMQAAGMVDDHLAACHRSSHAAAA from the coding sequence GTGATCCCGAGACCCGAGATCATCGTGGGCGACGACGGGCTCGCCAGGTGCGGGTGGGGGGCCGCCGACCCCGAGTACCGCCGGTACCACGACGAGGAGTGGGGAAGGCCGCAGCATGATCCGGTGAGGCTCTTCGAGAAAGTGTGCCTCGAGGGCTTCCAGGCCGGACTCTCGTGGATCACGATCCTGCGACGTCGCCCGGCCTTCCGCGAGGTCTTCCACGGATTCGATGCCGAGCGGGTCGCCGCCATGACCGAAGACGACGTCGCGCTCCTGCTCGACGAAGAGCGCATCATCCGCCATCGGGGCAAGATCGAAGCGACGATCCAGAACGCCCGGGCCACGCTCGAACTCGAGATGCCGATCGACGAACTGCTCTGGAGCTTCGCACCCCCGCCGCGTGCGGCAGCCGTGGTGAGCTTCGCCGAGGTGCCTTCGACGACGCCCGAGTCAGCTGCGATGAGCACAGAGCTGCGCCGCCGCGGGTTCCGATTCGTGGGGTCGACGACCATGTATGCGCTCATGCAGGCCGCAGGCATGGTCGACGACCACCTCGCCGCATGTCACCGTTCATCGCACGCCGCCGCCGCGTGA
- a CDS encoding F0F1 ATP synthase subunit B translates to MLQAVLRAATEEQEGTPPVLLPAMYDVVWSAVIFVVLLIFFWKYVLPRVQKLLDERGEAIEGNIAKADEAQRKAEAALEEYTAQLADARTEAGRIRETARDDGKKIVAEAKESATVEAARVTASAQAQIEAERQTALVSLRSEVGTLAIDLASGVIGESLSDDAKATAVVDRFLADLEASEAAAGGKK, encoded by the coding sequence GTGCTGCAAGCAGTCTTGAGAGCTGCGACCGAGGAGCAGGAGGGCACTCCGCCCGTCCTTCTTCCGGCGATGTACGACGTCGTCTGGTCGGCGGTCATCTTCGTCGTCCTCCTGATCTTCTTCTGGAAGTACGTGCTCCCGCGCGTGCAGAAGCTGCTCGACGAGCGCGGCGAGGCGATCGAGGGCAACATCGCGAAGGCCGACGAGGCGCAGCGCAAAGCGGAGGCGGCGCTCGAGGAGTACACCGCCCAGCTCGCCGACGCGCGCACCGAAGCCGGTCGCATCCGCGAGACGGCTCGCGATGACGGCAAGAAGATCGTCGCCGAGGCGAAGGAGTCCGCGACCGTCGAGGCCGCTCGCGTCACGGCAAGCGCACAGGCGCAGATCGAGGCGGAGCGCCAGACCGCGCTCGTCTCGCTCCGCTCCGAGGTGGGCACGCTGGCCATCGACCTCGCCTCCGGCGTGATCGGCGAGTCGCTGTCCGACGACGCCAAGGCGACCGCGGTCGTCGACCGCTTCCTCGCCGACCTGGAGGCCTCAGAGGCCGCCGCCGGAGGGAAGAAGTAG